TACAAGTTCCTGAAGGGCAGAAACCAtgacttatatatttttattccaaagtatGTATAGCACAGCACCCTGCATATAATAAGAGCTCAATAAACGCAAGTTGCAATTTCTGTAACCAATGAGCAAATGAATGCATTGGTTACCTTATTAACCTACTTAAGTTTCTTATCCTGGCTTTTGAATAACTTAGTGTTGCATTACCTTGCATATagtagtaagagaaaaaaagccacATTCTACCCACAGGTATAAATAAACTTGGTCCAGGTATAAACAGGAACTAGTAGGTAATTAGAGATTTGGCTTTTCTATCAAGGTTCCCTGGACGTAGTCTTAGCAGCACATACAGAGTTTCCTTAGAGCCAGAGGAGACTGTCAGTGAGCCTCCTGGGAAGAAGACATGGGCAAGAGGCAGGTgagtgttaaatatattcaccTGCCTCGGCTCCAGTCTTGTCTTAGTGCTGCAATACCTATCATGCAGTTTAAGCAGAGACCAGATGTGGACCTCTAGGAAGTACAAAAATATGCAAACcagtatatttttctataattagtGCATACATCTGCAGAACTTTCCACTCTTGAAGAGAAGGCAGGTGGAATATGGTAAGTGGTTGAAAATTCAAAGTGTTGTTGGTTGATCCAATCTTGATCCAAGAAAGCTCcaaggaagatgaggaggaaCCTGGGAAGAGTGGCTGCAAGCACCATTATTGGAAAATGGGTATTGTGGAGAATGAATGGGAAAATGAAGATTCAATACCTCTTTACCCAAGGTTGGGGAAATGTGGGCAGCTGTGGGATCTTTCGGGTACTGGACCAGGCCCAAAAGATATATTTCTTATTCCGGAAGAAGTCTGCCAGTGTCTGTCTTGCATCttgaaaaaaagcacataaaatactggaaaaaagtTCTATAGTACAATGAAAGGACTTCTTTCCTTAGATACCATAGAGACCCCAGAACTTAGTGCTTTCAGTtctaaaaaacaaggaaaatagtaagaaagaattcttcatttCTCCATGATACAAAATAGAACCTGCTGAGAGGAACGTCCATGGCAGACAAAGTGGAGGAGATTATGACGTAACAGGGGCATACTTGAATATATGAGAGTAATATGCTAGGGAGAGgataagagagaaagcatgagtgatcTGTAACTCAGAGCTCTTCTAAGATGCTATAGTCCTGTTCGGGAAATTTGGCTTCCCTCATTCCCCCAGAgtgcaacagaaaaaaagatgagcaaaagagagagaatggaaatcTATATGTTTATATGAACACCTGTGAGTAGCATGTATGAGTCTAGTGTGACATAatataataacagctaacacttaGAAAAACCATGGGCCAAGTCCTATGTTAAGTGCTTTCTGTGcattatcacatttattttcacagCAAACCAGTACGGTAGGCATGATTAACATTATTCTACTTTACAGCAATGGATCTTTAAGTCCATAATTGTTGAATATTCTGCTCATGATGACACGCCTGGTAGCTTATTCTGACTCTGAAGTCAATGCTCTTAACGAGTATGCAAAGGTAAATGTGTGGGAAATTCTGTGACTGATGGAGGGGAATGTGGAATGTTATACATATCCTGAAGGAAAGTCTCTATATTCTTCCTGCTGAGACTAGAACATGGGAGATCTCACTATTTTCTGTTCCCAGAACTAGTTGCTTTTCTTGAGGAAAAGAATTATGTCAAAGGCATTAAAAAACTCGGCTAGAAACCACTTTCTAATGAACTACTTTGGGGTGATAGTGTTGGTTGGAGGCTGGAGGTAAGGTACAATCCTTTTCCACCCAGCAAGCAGTACTGAGCTCTGCTCATGTGTGCTGCTATGAAAAGGAGGCAGTGGTGTCCATAATATGTATTTCAGTGCCTCGTTCTTTGCCCCTTGCCCTGAGCCATGGCCAGGAGATCTCTAGGCCAATGAGTCCCTGATCAGCCTCCCACTCTCTATGTGTCAAGAGAAGGGTATGGAGGACAAATTAGTTTGTCAGAAGGAGTAAACAATATTCAAAAGGCAGGATCTGACCTCAGTCTTTATGGATGAGTATGGTATTTAATAGAAAGAcacattcatttatgtgttttcaAAAGATATTCTGTGACCACAGATTAAAATAGTTGGGCTACCTCACAATATTCTTCCTTCCAGCTTTGCAAGATCTGCCTGTCTTTACATTTTATTCACATGCCCTCTTGCCTCCCTTCTCCTTACTCCTCTAGGAGAACCTGAAACAATGGCTGATATTTACAGACCCAATCTACCAAGTTACTTGAGACCAGGGATCATACCCCTGGTTTTCAGACTGAATGGGTATGTTTGCTGTGACAGTACCCTGGGTATATAAGCCGAGGGTATGTCCAAAAGATGTGTATcctgatagatagatagatgcctTCTGCCAGCAACATACCCTGAATTCACATTCCTCTGCCCCTTATCTACTTCCTGTGGATCCCAAATCTCCAAGGGATTCATTAATTCACTTGTTAAtctatattcatttaatattcatgTGTTTTCCAGTCACTGTCCTAGGCATTGGGCTCACAGTCATGAAGGCCAgagtcttttttccccaaattttattgagatgtaatggACATATACCATGTAAGTTTAGGGTGTAGAATGTGAGGATTTGATACTCATATATGTTgtaaaatgattatcacaataaggTTAGGCAAAATCTTCATCGCATCACATAATTACCACATTTTTGTGGTATTTACTCTCAGTAACTTTCAACTATATGAaacacttaagatttactctcagtaacttttaagtatatgaaactgtattgttaactatagttaccTTGCTGTACATCAGATCCCAAGAACTTACTCATCTCATAAGTGGAAATTTACCCCCTTTTACCAACATCTCCCTGGATTTTGGAAAACTGCAGTGTAATGAAGAGAAAACTCAATGCGTGAGGGGGTTGTGCACTGGGGGCAAATGCTTTTGAGGCACTTGACTGAGTTTTGGTGAGATGTCTCCTAAATGGAATCTTAAATCTTGAATCAGCTGATAAAGATTAGGGGATGGGCACAATAGTAAGAGGGAAAAGTGTAAGCAAAGTATGAGACTGATTGTAATGTGTTTCGGGAGCAAAAACTACTTGAATATGTCTGGATCATGGAAACCATTTACAGGGTCACAAGAGATGAGGCTAGAGAAATATATAGGGATCAATATATGAAGTGCCTCCTATATATGACattgaaaacatttccatttttatctgaAAGCAACTGGAGAGTCATTAAAGAACTTTCCAAGAACTATTTTCTATTTCCACAAATAAATTCTGAAGAAAGTGTGCTGATCAAAGACCAATGGATCACCCAAATACTAAACTTTGAAACTTTTTCTGACATGATATTATACTTCACATTTCCTTTAGGCAGGAAAGAAATCTTTGTGAAATGAGTTCCTAATTAAACAGAGATCTAGAATGAACAAAGGAGAGACCATCTATATTCATTGACGAAGGACCTGGGAATGACATGAATAGTgacattcaaatatttaatcagGTGAGAGGGATGGGAGTGCATTTTGATTCTGGGAGACTttcataaaaaaacaacaaaaagccttAATGGAAATGTGTGCTTGCACATTTAAAAGtgactttgttttaaaagaagttattttatgAGTCATTTGGAGGAAAGTCTGATTTACTAACATGTTGGTCTCTTGTCTGATAGCGTAAGCATCTCCATTATTTGTAGTATTGTTACAAGACTCCAATACTCCTCAGTGCTTTTAGTCATGCTGGGGAAAAACATCACTCTGGCCAGTGAATTCATCTTGGTGGGCTTCCCCACTGCCCCATGGCTACAAGTcctgctcttcttcctcttccttgtgGTCTACTTGCTGGTGATAATAGAGAATCTTATCATCGTGCTCACTGTTTGGATCACTGGCTCCCTCCATAAGCCCATGTACTATTTCCTGAGTAGCTTGTCCTTTCTGGAGGTCTGGTATGTCTCTGTCACAGTCCCCAAGATGCTGGATGGATTCCTTTTGCAGAAACGGCGCATCTCCTTCACAGGTTGCATGACCCAGCTCTACTTCTTTATCTCACTCGCCTGCACAGAGTGTGTGCTTCTGGCAaccatggcctatgaccgctatgtggccattTGCCACCCTCTCCAATACCCAGTCATTATGACCACAGGTTGTTGTGTACAGCTGGTGGCGTTCTCCTATGTAAGTGGTTTCATGGTCTCTGTCAtcaaagtttatttcatttcacatgTTGCCTTTTGTGGTTCTAATGTCATGAACCACTTTTTCTGTGATATCTCACCAATCCTTAAGCTGGCTTGCAAAGACATGTCCACAGCTGAGCTAGTGGactttgctttggctattgtcatTCTTGTCTTCCCACTCATCACCACTGTCCTTTCCTATGTATACATTGTCTCCACCATTCTGCGGATACCCTCCacccagggaaggaagaaagccttctccacctgtgcATCCCACCTCACTGTGGTCATAATTTATTATACAGCcatgatttttatgtatgttcGGCCCAGAGCTATTGCATCATTTAATTCCAACAAACTAATCTCAGCTGTGTACGCAGTCCTCACACCCATGCTAAATCCCTTCATCTACTGCCTTAGAAACCAGGAAGTAAAAAATGCTGTCAAAAAGACCATGGGGGTTGGGCAGTGCCTCCTGCTTAGCTAAGCCCTGCTGCCTTGAGGAGGAGACAGTGTTTCAGCAAGGATAACATTCCTATGACACTTTTCATGATTCTGCTTATTAGTGTTATTCTATAGATCTACATTCTGAAAGAAATCACAGCATgagatgagaggaaaaaaattaaaactaggaaCAGGACACATTATATATTGCTTTAATCTTGAATTCATTTTAatacatactgtatatatattttataattactttgaAATGACAGAGTAATAACTATTTGACATATAAGTTGACATATAAGTTATTATCACTTTACATATAATAAACCATTTTATTCCTAAAAGAGCTCTATGAGTTAAGTATGATTACTTGCCTGATCTTATGGATCAGGACACTGAAACACACACGGAGAGGTTAAATAAGTTGTTCAAcattgcatactttttttttaagtctatttattttgagagagagagagagagagagagagggaaaatgagcaggggacaggctgagagagagagagagagagagagaatcccaagcaggttctgcactgtcaacacagagcccgatgcagggcttgatctctcaaagtatgagatcatgatctgaactgagattaagagtcagacactcaactgactgagccactaatGACTGACAAtgacagacactcaactgacacaTGCCCCCAATCttgcatatttaataaatatataaaccattATTTGATAATGGAGTCTAGTTCCACAATCCACTATATTAGATTCTCTCTATATCTAAGAGTCTGTGATAGTAGCTCTAGGGGCACCTTAGTTAACACACACTGATGCCTGGAAGGAACAAGCAATACAATTCCAATCAGTAAGATATAGGTAGATGTGATGATAAGTGATAATAGTgtggtagtggtgatggtggtattGGTGGTGATCATGCTATTTGTTATTGcacattaataatatttttatcatttcataatttttttccaattttagcCTCCTTCTAGGACTATAACAGCTCATTTCTCATTATAGGGATGGGATCAATAGTTTTATGACAGATGAAATGATTTGTATTACTACAACTTTTGCAGTTGATATGTTTCTCTTAAGAAACTGTCTTCTGGCTCTTGAATTCTTGTGGCCTTCCACACTGTAATATGACTATTATCAGCAAACAAATGGAATATCATTACATCAATGTATGTTAGAGCTGAAAGCCTCAATACATCAATATAAAATATGACCTAcacataaataagcttaaaagtgAATACGAATTTTTCTAAGACACATGAGATTGTTAGATACCATTGAGGGATCTGttgattagaaaaagaaatgtaccaGGGAGACTTCAACAGAATTGAGACTGAAATTGAGAAAAAACTGaaactaaaatatgaaaaaaaaatcagaaagggcTACCTTGCCTCTCTGTATCTTGACCTATTTTAAGTAGGGATCAAAATTGGTCTTCTGATTGTGGAATGTTAGTTTTTCTTATATGTATATTGCTCTTATAATGTTACTTTACTACTTAAGAATTCTCAATATGAATTAAATAGGACCTACTCtttctatttattattgttattttagaaTCACTCTAGCACTCATGAACCTCAATAATATCTGATCTTTTCCCCACCTACACCaactcaattttgttttttactgatcCTCAAGATGAAACATCCATTTTGATCACATTAGTCACCTTAAAGTACTCAATACTTACAATATAATAAGTCTTATATTGcttaacttcattcattcattattttttgtgcCCTATTGTTTGGACTGTGATGACCTATGAGGATATACtggtcaacaacaacaacaacaacaacaaaaatagaccTAGATTCTTCCTTCAAACAGCTCAGAGACAAGTGGGTAAGATAAAGGCATGATTATCTTCAGTGT
This region of Acinonyx jubatus isolate Ajub_Pintada_27869175 unplaced genomic scaffold, VMU_Ajub_asm_v1.0 scaffold_72, whole genome shotgun sequence genomic DNA includes:
- the LOC106986471 gene encoding olfactory receptor 6-like — translated: MLGKNITLASEFILVGFPTAPWLQVLLFFLFLVVYLLVIIENLIIVLTVWITGSLHKPMYYFLSSLSFLEVWYVSVTVPKMLDGFLLQKRRISFTGCMTQLYFFISLACTECVLLATMAYDRYVAICHPLQYPVIMTTGCCVQLVAFSYVSGFMVSVIKVYFISHVAFCGSNVMNHFFCDISPILKLACKDMSTAELVDFALAIVILVFPLITTVLSYVYIVSTILRIPSTQGRKKAFSTCASHLTVVIIYYTAMIFMYVRPRAIASFNSNKLISAVYAVLTPMLNPFIYCLRNQEVKNAVKKTMGVGQCLLLS